In Nocardioides sp. InS609-2, a single genomic region encodes these proteins:
- a CDS encoding NAD(P)H-quinone oxidoreductase has protein sequence MRAVIASAAGGPEVLSVGEVPDAVAGPGEVLVAVVATAVNKADTLQRQGFYPPPPGASDVIGLECSGRIVALGEGVDGWAVGDEVCALLSGGGYAELVAVPAGQLLPVPAGIDLVTAAALPEVSCTVWSNVFMVAGLQPGENFLVHGGAGGIGTLAIQLATALSAKVMTTAGSAEKLAVCSDLGADVTINYRDEDFVQVVRDVTGGHGADVILDNMGASYLDRNLDALATEGRLVIIGMQGGAKGELDIGKLLRKRGAVIATSLRARPTDEKSAICAAVAEHVWPLVAEGAVRPVVHATMPLSEVAEAHRLMDDSGHVGKIVLTVG, from the coding sequence ATGCGTGCCGTGATCGCCTCCGCAGCCGGAGGCCCCGAAGTCCTGTCCGTGGGCGAGGTGCCCGACGCCGTCGCCGGGCCCGGTGAGGTGCTCGTCGCGGTCGTCGCGACCGCCGTCAACAAGGCCGACACCCTGCAGCGGCAGGGCTTCTACCCGCCCCCGCCCGGCGCCTCCGACGTGATCGGCCTGGAGTGCAGCGGCCGGATCGTCGCGCTCGGTGAGGGCGTCGACGGTTGGGCTGTCGGCGACGAGGTGTGCGCACTGCTCTCCGGGGGCGGGTACGCCGAGCTGGTGGCCGTGCCGGCAGGCCAGCTGCTGCCCGTGCCGGCGGGCATCGACCTGGTGACCGCCGCGGCCCTGCCTGAGGTGTCGTGCACGGTCTGGTCGAACGTCTTCATGGTCGCCGGGCTGCAGCCCGGTGAGAACTTCCTCGTGCACGGCGGTGCCGGTGGCATCGGCACCCTGGCGATCCAGCTGGCCACCGCCCTGTCGGCGAAGGTGATGACGACCGCCGGCTCGGCCGAGAAGCTCGCGGTCTGCTCCGACCTCGGTGCCGACGTGACGATCAACTACCGCGACGAGGACTTCGTGCAGGTCGTCAGGGACGTCACCGGCGGCCACGGCGCCGACGTGATCCTCGACAACATGGGCGCGTCGTACCTCGACCGCAACCTCGACGCCCTGGCCACCGAGGGCCGTCTCGTCATCATCGGCATGCAGGGCGGGGCGAAGGGCGAGCTCGACATCGGCAAGCTGCTGCGCAAGCGCGGCGCCGTCATCGCGACCTCCCTGCGTGCCCGACCAACCGACGAGAAGTCGGCGATCTGCGCCGCCGTGGCCGAGCACGTGTGGCCGCTCGTGGCCGAGGGCGCCGTGCGCCCCGTCGTACACGCGACGATGCCGTTGTCCGAGGTAGCCGAAGCGCACCGGCTGATGGACGACAGCGGGCACGTGGGCAAGATCGTGCTCACCGTCGGCTGA
- a CDS encoding DUF480 domain-containing protein: protein MSELPVLDANDQRILGALLEKQTTVPAAYPLTANALRSACNQSNNRDPVVDLDLQAVEQTARALKDRGLLRIVWASTGRRTLKYHQVLDERLGLELDERALLTVLLLRGEQAPGELRTRTERLHGFADRGEVEACLARMAERPEPLVRELERRPGQQDARWIHLLGPVPRQAAAAESVDRDAVIAGGADVRDENVRSSYDAVATAYADLLVDELEGLPFETWLLDRVVARAAGQPVVEVGSGPGHVTAYLAGRGAVATGIDLSPAMVAEARRRFPALTFEVGDLRRLSRPAASSGWAAVLGWYSLIHFAASELPDAVAAMARPLAPGGWLVLAMHAGTEIRHLDEWFGHEVDLDLVLHDPADVVRTVEAAGLVGLEWYLRGPVTARGETTDRLYVVGRKPD, encoded by the coding sequence GTGAGCGAGCTCCCCGTCCTGGACGCCAACGATCAACGCATTCTGGGTGCCCTGTTGGAGAAGCAGACGACGGTGCCGGCGGCGTATCCCCTCACCGCGAACGCGCTGCGCTCTGCCTGCAACCAGTCGAACAATCGCGATCCCGTCGTCGACTTGGACCTGCAGGCCGTCGAGCAGACCGCGCGCGCGCTCAAGGATCGAGGTCTGCTCCGGATCGTGTGGGCGTCCACCGGTCGACGGACGCTGAAGTATCACCAGGTCCTCGATGAGCGCCTCGGGCTCGAACTCGACGAGCGGGCACTCCTCACGGTGCTGTTGCTCCGGGGCGAGCAGGCACCGGGCGAGCTGCGCACGCGGACGGAACGGTTGCACGGCTTCGCCGACCGGGGTGAGGTCGAGGCGTGTCTGGCTCGGATGGCGGAACGCCCTGAACCGCTGGTCCGCGAGCTGGAACGGCGACCCGGTCAGCAGGATGCTCGCTGGATCCATCTCCTCGGTCCGGTCCCTCGGCAGGCTGCCGCTGCAGAGTCTGTTGATCGCGACGCAGTGATTGCCGGGGGAGCGGATGTGCGCGACGAAAACGTCAGGTCGTCGTACGACGCCGTCGCGACCGCCTATGCCGACCTCCTTGTCGATGAGCTGGAGGGGCTGCCGTTCGAGACCTGGCTTCTTGACCGGGTGGTCGCCCGTGCGGCTGGGCAGCCTGTGGTGGAGGTCGGGTCGGGTCCGGGGCATGTCACGGCGTACCTGGCTGGTCGCGGAGCCGTTGCAACGGGGATCGACCTATCGCCCGCGATGGTGGCCGAGGCCCGGCGGCGCTTCCCGGCACTGACCTTCGAGGTCGGCGATCTGCGTCGGCTGAGCCGTCCCGCGGCGAGCTCAGGGTGGGCGGCAGTGCTGGGGTGGTACTCGCTCATCCACTTTGCGGCCTCCGAGTTGCCCGACGCGGTCGCAGCCATGGCCCGCCCGCTCGCACCCGGCGGATGGTTGGTCCTCGCCATGCACGCAGGGACCGAGATTCGCCACCTCGACGAGTGGTTTGGCCACGAGGTCGACCTCGACTTGGTGCTTCACGATCCGGCGGACGTGGTTCGGACAGTGGAGGCCGCGGGACTCGTCGGCCTCGAGTGGTATCTGCGCGGACCAGTCACTGCCCGGGGTGAGACCACCGATCGCTTGTACGTCGTCGGTCGCAAACCCGACTAG
- a CDS encoding HAD family hydrolase, whose amino-acid sequence MQEDWQPKLVALDIDGTLLKWVEGAGQTYEQIPPAVYSAVHRLLDAGAHVVLSSGRSPHGMSPIADLLKIPRDGDERLWIVASNGAVVFRYPELEVVHEETFDARPAVEAVLREHPEALVAVEERGVGYRVNRPFPMGELSGEMIETAVADIIAGPVSRVIIRDPAATADDFVALAARLGLHGTDYVVGWTAWLDLSPVGVSKASGLALVAERLGVAQADVLAIGDGRNDIEMLRWAGRGVAMGQAVQEVLDAADHVTDSVADDGAAVEISRWFPDS is encoded by the coding sequence GTGCAGGAGGACTGGCAGCCGAAGCTCGTCGCCCTCGACATCGACGGCACGCTGCTCAAGTGGGTCGAGGGTGCCGGCCAGACCTACGAGCAGATCCCGCCTGCCGTGTACTCCGCGGTGCACCGCCTCCTGGATGCCGGCGCCCACGTCGTACTCAGCTCGGGGCGCTCGCCGCACGGGATGAGCCCGATCGCCGACCTGCTCAAGATCCCCCGCGACGGCGACGAGCGGCTCTGGATCGTGGCATCCAACGGTGCCGTGGTCTTCCGCTACCCCGAGCTGGAGGTCGTGCACGAGGAGACCTTCGACGCTAGACCGGCGGTCGAGGCCGTGCTGCGCGAGCACCCTGAGGCGCTGGTCGCCGTCGAGGAGCGCGGCGTCGGCTACCGCGTCAACCGGCCGTTCCCGATGGGCGAGCTGTCGGGCGAGATGATCGAGACCGCGGTCGCCGACATCATCGCCGGGCCGGTGAGCCGGGTGATCATCCGCGACCCGGCCGCCACCGCCGACGACTTCGTGGCGCTCGCCGCCCGGCTGGGCCTGCACGGCACCGACTACGTCGTCGGCTGGACCGCCTGGCTCGACCTGTCGCCGGTCGGGGTCTCGAAGGCATCCGGCCTGGCGCTCGTGGCCGAGCGGCTGGGCGTCGCGCAAGCAGACGTGCTCGCCATCGGCGACGGCCGCAACGACATCGAGATGCTGCGCTGGGCCGGCCGGGGTGTCGCCATGGGCCAGGCCGTCCAGGAGGTCCTCGACGCCGCCGACCACGTGACCGACTCCGTCGCCGACGACGGCGCGGCCGTCGAGATCAGCCGCTGGTTCCCCGACTCGTGA
- a CDS encoding sigma-70 family RNA polymerase sigma factor, which translates to MARTITSDEFEALYRAVAPELFGYIRRRGSADAEDLVAEVFTTAWRRRSELPAGLLRRAWLFGTARRLLLAAGRRAQHDQEAVVHLATHPTEQATEDEAAEQVVVAALGRLSPDDRELIQLVEWDRLTPAEIAVALGIRPGTARVRLHRARQALASDPQMQALVRRSSASRPALA; encoded by the coding sequence ATGGCACGCACCATCACTTCCGACGAGTTCGAGGCGCTCTACCGTGCCGTGGCACCGGAGCTATTCGGCTACATCCGGCGGCGCGGATCGGCCGACGCCGAGGATCTGGTCGCGGAGGTCTTCACGACCGCGTGGCGCCGCCGCTCGGAGCTGCCGGCTGGCCTGCTGCGCCGGGCCTGGCTCTTCGGCACAGCGCGCCGGCTCCTCCTCGCTGCCGGCAGACGTGCGCAGCACGACCAGGAGGCCGTCGTACACCTGGCGACGCACCCCACCGAACAGGCGACCGAGGACGAGGCAGCAGAGCAAGTCGTGGTGGCCGCGCTCGGCCGCCTCTCACCCGATGACCGCGAGCTCATCCAGCTCGTCGAGTGGGACCGGCTCACACCGGCGGAGATCGCGGTCGCGCTCGGTATCCGGCCTGGCACGGCGCGCGTCCGTCTGCACCGGGCCCGCCAGGCGCTCGCGTCCGACCCGCAGATGCAGGCGCTGGTGAGGCGCTCGTCAGCGTCGAGACCGGCCTTAGCTTGA
- a CDS encoding DUF6457 domain-containing protein produces the protein MNLHDWIDELSDVLDVEAEVDEALILDLARTSAHQVEKKSAPITTFLLGYAAASHGADPERVEQLAAAAQLLAEGWDRPADAPDPADIDDPVPDDSSVDHSTDEFED, from the coding sequence GTGAATCTTCACGACTGGATCGATGAGCTGAGCGACGTCCTCGACGTCGAGGCCGAGGTCGACGAGGCCCTGATCCTCGACCTCGCCCGCACCTCCGCGCACCAGGTAGAGAAGAAGTCGGCGCCCATCACCACCTTCCTCCTCGGGTACGCCGCGGCGTCACACGGCGCCGACCCCGAACGCGTCGAGCAGCTGGCCGCTGCCGCCCAGCTGCTCGCCGAGGGCTGGGACCGGCCGGCCGACGCCCCCGACCCGGCCGACATCGACGACCCGGTGCCCGACGACAGCAGCGTGGACCACTCGACCGACGAGTTCGAGGACTGA
- a CDS encoding bacterial proteasome activator family protein, with amino-acid sequence MSEQIPEGHVLVIGPDGQPIGTVPATSIEGAVEAAAEQAADESGDGNGERHVTELVEQPAKVMRIGSMIRQLLEEVKAAPLDEASRNRLKEIHAASIKELESGLAPELVDELERLSLPFTEEGTPSESELRIAQAQLVGWLEGLFHGIQTAIYAQQVASRAQLEQMRRALPEGMGHPQGQPGHPGGPMPTGQPGDESGPGAGGMYL; translated from the coding sequence ATGAGCGAGCAGATCCCCGAAGGGCACGTGCTGGTCATCGGACCCGACGGGCAGCCGATCGGCACCGTCCCGGCGACGTCGATCGAAGGAGCCGTCGAGGCCGCGGCCGAGCAGGCTGCGGACGAGTCGGGCGACGGCAACGGCGAGCGCCACGTCACCGAGCTGGTCGAGCAGCCGGCGAAGGTGATGCGGATCGGCAGCATGATCCGCCAGCTCCTCGAGGAGGTGAAGGCGGCCCCGCTCGACGAGGCCAGCCGCAACCGCCTCAAGGAGATCCACGCCGCCTCGATCAAGGAGCTCGAGTCCGGACTCGCGCCCGAGCTCGTCGACGAGCTGGAGCGCCTGTCGCTGCCGTTCACCGAGGAGGGCACGCCGAGCGAGAGCGAGCTGCGCATCGCGCAGGCCCAGCTGGTGGGCTGGCTCGAAGGACTCTTCCACGGCATCCAGACCGCGATCTACGCCCAGCAGGTGGCCTCGCGTGCGCAACTGGAGCAGATGCGCCGCGCGTTGCCCGAGGGGATGGGGCACCCGCAGGGACAGCCTGGACACCCGGGTGGGCCGATGCCGACGGGACAGCCCGGCGACGAGTCCGGGCCGGGCGCCGGAGGCATGTACCTCTAG
- a CDS encoding biotin/lipoyl-binding carrier protein has protein sequence MARDTSTEILAEMVANVLSVAFDVGETVTEGDTVVLLESMKMEIPVIAERSGTVKAIKVATGDVVQEGDVLLVLA, from the coding sequence ATGGCCCGCGACACGAGCACCGAGATCCTCGCCGAGATGGTCGCCAACGTCTTGAGCGTGGCGTTCGACGTCGGGGAGACCGTCACCGAGGGTGACACCGTCGTCCTCCTGGAGTCGATGAAGATGGAGATCCCGGTGATCGCCGAGCGGTCCGGCACGGTCAAGGCGATCAAGGTCGCCACCGGAGACGTCGTACAAGAAGGCGACGTCCTACTCGTCCTCGCCTGA
- a CDS encoding NTP transferase domain-containing protein → MDHEPQRHPAFSAVVLAGGTAARMDGVDKAGLEVAGRTLLALAVDALLDADEVVVVGAAVPTERPVTFTREDPPSGGPAAGLLTGRDALLHPPEWLGVLAVDMPRVTTYTFRRLRDAAIGYDAAFLVDESGRRQLAGVVQTVRLDAVRPDHEGQHGMPLHRLLGDLTVAEVPAEGAEARDVDTWADLRDLRG, encoded by the coding sequence GTGGACCACGAGCCCCAGCGCCACCCGGCTTTCTCGGCGGTCGTCCTCGCCGGCGGCACCGCCGCCCGGATGGACGGCGTGGACAAGGCCGGCCTCGAGGTCGCCGGCCGGACCCTCCTTGCCCTCGCCGTCGACGCGCTGCTCGACGCCGATGAGGTCGTGGTGGTCGGAGCCGCCGTCCCGACCGAGCGCCCCGTGACGTTCACCCGCGAGGATCCGCCCTCCGGCGGGCCGGCGGCCGGCCTGCTCACCGGGCGCGACGCCCTGCTGCACCCGCCCGAGTGGCTCGGCGTGCTGGCGGTCGACATGCCGCGCGTGACGACGTACACGTTCCGGAGGCTGCGGGACGCGGCGATCGGGTACGACGCGGCATTCCTCGTCGACGAGTCCGGACGCCGCCAGCTGGCGGGCGTGGTCCAGACCGTTCGGCTCGATGCGGTGCGCCCCGATCACGAGGGCCAGCACGGGATGCCGCTGCACCGGCTACTGGGCGATCTCACGGTCGCCGAGGTGCCTGCGGAAGGGGCCGAGGCACGCGACGTGGACACCTGGGCCGACCTCCGCGATCTGCGCGGATGA
- a CDS encoding alkaline phosphatase PhoX, whose protein sequence is MAAVAATTAALALSGVTPATAHDDHHHHHRDGFRTSRPAMLTPVRPGVEVSPLLTVGDALASGYRFEAIPDGISLLPGRHGLVDVYVNHETSKIPFPYSTAAPTAANGENDFDNAQLSHLVLNQSGDAILSGEMAIDSSEGFQRFCSNYLATEHEGFRRPTLFTNEETPDYVYRDEASWPPVPGNPDEQEAGVVVALDVKSGRHVPIYGMGRHNHENAVPIPGYEKPVVLSGDDTFTSGPLTGVFPAGSVPAQSQVYSYIARNSQSLMKDKGDLWAFVSDTPGVKNYYDVLPGSGTDVEGHFIKVPKNIATGMNPDGTTIKATDVGFPAPPNDGSWQTDLRLTTPTGIDGPQWVMEYWSDVNNVFQFVRIEDIAYDKRPGMHNIVYLADSGRGRRADQGLDTPNFRSTNGRIWRMVLDERDPTKVTSLTVLVEGDDNAVKTLAEVHQPDNLESTPTGLLIAEDPGSSQQFPSGSTDANATTARLWFVPFSGTPDVIAKVDQAADGGTTDVDGRTPGNWGAWESTGVVDASSAFGPGAFLINVQAHTLWVERAPGDDNNRDGHPDFTYKREGGQFALIRIPGL, encoded by the coding sequence ATGGCAGCGGTCGCTGCAACGACTGCGGCACTGGCGCTGAGCGGGGTCACTCCCGCAACGGCGCACGACGACCACCATCACCATCACCGGGACGGCTTCCGCACGTCGCGGCCCGCCATGCTGACGCCGGTTCGACCTGGCGTCGAGGTGTCGCCCCTACTTACGGTAGGTGATGCGCTCGCCAGCGGCTACCGCTTCGAGGCGATCCCAGACGGGATCTCGCTCCTGCCCGGCCGCCACGGTCTGGTCGACGTGTACGTCAACCACGAGACGAGCAAGATTCCCTTTCCCTACTCGACAGCCGCGCCCACTGCCGCCAACGGCGAGAATGACTTCGACAACGCGCAGCTGAGCCATCTGGTGCTGAACCAGTCCGGGGACGCCATCTTGAGCGGGGAGATGGCCATCGACAGCAGCGAGGGCTTTCAGCGGTTCTGCTCCAACTACCTCGCCACCGAGCATGAGGGCTTCCGCAGGCCTACCCTGTTCACCAACGAGGAAACGCCGGACTACGTCTACCGCGATGAAGCCTCGTGGCCGCCGGTCCCGGGGAACCCCGACGAGCAAGAGGCCGGCGTCGTCGTGGCGTTGGACGTGAAAAGTGGTAGGCACGTTCCGATCTACGGCATGGGCCGCCACAACCACGAGAACGCAGTCCCCATTCCGGGTTACGAGAAGCCGGTCGTGCTCTCGGGTGACGACACGTTCACCAGCGGGCCACTCACAGGCGTCTTCCCCGCAGGTTCCGTGCCGGCGCAATCGCAGGTCTACTCCTACATCGCGCGGAACTCCCAGTCCCTGATGAAGGACAAGGGCGACCTCTGGGCCTTCGTGTCCGACACCCCCGGCGTGAAGAACTACTACGACGTACTTCCCGGATCCGGAACCGACGTCGAGGGCCACTTCATCAAGGTGCCCAAGAACATCGCCACTGGGATGAATCCCGACGGCACCACCATCAAGGCCACCGACGTTGGCTTCCCCGCACCCCCCAACGACGGCAGCTGGCAGACGGACCTGCGGCTGACGACACCGACGGGCATCGATGGCCCGCAGTGGGTGATGGAGTACTGGAGCGACGTCAACAACGTCTTCCAGTTCGTGCGCATCGAGGATATCGCCTACGACAAGCGCCCCGGCATGCACAACATCGTCTACCTAGCCGATTCGGGCCGAGGACGGCGCGCCGACCAGGGCCTAGATACGCCCAACTTCCGCTCGACCAACGGCCGGATCTGGCGCATGGTGCTGGACGAGCGGGACCCGACCAAGGTGACGTCGCTGACCGTGCTGGTGGAGGGTGATGACAACGCGGTCAAGACGCTGGCGGAGGTGCACCAGCCCGACAATCTCGAGTCGACGCCGACCGGTCTGCTGATCGCCGAGGACCCGGGGTCGAGCCAGCAGTTCCCGTCCGGTTCGACCGATGCGAACGCCACGACGGCTCGGCTGTGGTTCGTGCCGTTCTCCGGCACTCCGGACGTCATCGCCAAGGTCGATCAGGCTGCCGACGGAGGCACGACCGACGTCGACGGCCGGACGCCCGGCAACTGGGGAGCCTGGGAGTCGACGGGCGTGGTCGACGCGTCGTCGGCCTTCGGACCCGGTGCGTTCCTTATCAATGTTCAGGCGCACACGCTGTGGGTCGAGCGGGCACCGGGCGACGACAACAATCGGGACGGCCATCCTGACTTCACCTACAAGCGTGAGGGCGGCCAGTTCGCGCTGATCAGGATCCCGGGCTTGTAG
- a CDS encoding HAD family hydrolase — translation MKPRLVATDLDGTLLHSDGTVTPRTREVLAELDRRGVPVVYVTGRPVRWMDALWETVGGHGLAICSNGAVVYDVGARGIRSVRPIPAETVLEVGELLRRDLPGTAYALEKTTGFGVEPEFTRRHDRKHMEVPVAPLEDLLDGTVVKVLAQIEDVDPEVYWRQVEALVGDRVTVTWSSEWAMVELSAFDVTKASTLALVCDEFAIDAADVVAFGDMPNDLALLEWAGTSYAMTNAHPLVRELADHLAPANDDDGVASVLSDLFGL, via the coding sequence GTGAAACCACGCCTGGTCGCCACCGACCTCGACGGCACCCTGCTGCACTCCGACGGCACCGTCACCCCCCGCACGCGCGAGGTGCTCGCCGAGCTCGACCGCCGTGGGGTGCCGGTCGTCTACGTCACCGGCCGGCCGGTCCGCTGGATGGACGCGCTGTGGGAGACCGTCGGCGGGCATGGCCTGGCCATCTGCTCCAACGGCGCCGTCGTGTACGACGTCGGGGCGCGCGGCATCCGGAGCGTGCGCCCGATACCGGCCGAGACGGTGCTCGAGGTGGGCGAGCTGCTGCGCCGTGACCTCCCCGGCACGGCGTACGCACTGGAGAAGACCACCGGCTTCGGCGTCGAGCCGGAGTTCACGCGCCGTCACGACCGCAAGCACATGGAGGTGCCGGTCGCGCCCCTCGAGGACCTGCTCGACGGCACCGTGGTGAAGGTGCTCGCGCAGATCGAGGACGTCGACCCGGAGGTCTACTGGCGACAGGTGGAGGCGCTGGTCGGCGATCGCGTCACCGTCACCTGGTCGAGCGAGTGGGCGATGGTCGAGCTGAGCGCCTTCGACGTGACCAAGGCGTCCACGCTGGCGCTCGTTTGCGACGAGTTCGCCATCGACGCAGCCGACGTGGTCGCGTTCGGGGACATGCCCAACGACCTCGCCCTGCTCGAGTGGGCGGGCACCTCCTACGCCATGACCAACGCGCATCCTCTGGTGCGTGAGCTCGCCGACCACCTCGCGCCGGCCAACGACGACGACGGTGTCGCGAGCGTGCTCAGCGACCTGTTTGGCCTCTGA
- a CDS encoding carbon-nitrogen hydrolase family protein produces MTGQLRVALVQEASTLDADHNREWLSELTPPDTDLVVFPEAFQRDFGDPGGDLAPYAETSDGAFGSEVAAVATARETTIVAGMFEPSPDLARPFNTLLVRGAVDASYRKIHLYDSFGYRESDRLSAGPLEPVTFELAGFTIGLMTCYDLRFPELARSLVDAGADVLVVPAAWVAGDHKVDHWRTLVHARAIENTVYVAAVGQPAPRYCGHSMIVGPFGEVVAEAGPDADIVRGVLDVSVIAEARRTNPSLANRRR; encoded by the coding sequence GTGACCGGACAACTGCGGGTGGCGCTCGTGCAGGAGGCATCCACGCTGGACGCCGACCACAACCGCGAGTGGCTCAGTGAGCTCACCCCGCCCGACACCGACCTCGTGGTGTTCCCGGAGGCCTTCCAACGCGACTTCGGTGACCCCGGCGGAGACCTCGCGCCGTACGCCGAGACGTCCGACGGCGCGTTCGGCTCGGAGGTGGCGGCCGTGGCTACGGCCAGGGAGACCACGATCGTGGCCGGGATGTTCGAGCCGAGCCCCGACCTGGCCCGCCCGTTCAACACGCTGCTGGTGCGCGGCGCTGTCGATGCGTCGTACCGCAAGATCCATCTCTACGACTCGTTCGGCTACCGGGAGTCCGACCGGCTCTCGGCGGGGCCACTGGAGCCGGTGACCTTCGAGCTCGCCGGCTTCACCATCGGCCTGATGACCTGTTACGACCTGCGATTTCCCGAGCTCGCGCGGTCCCTGGTCGACGCGGGTGCCGACGTGCTCGTCGTGCCGGCGGCGTGGGTGGCCGGCGACCACAAGGTCGACCACTGGCGCACCCTCGTGCATGCCCGCGCGATCGAGAACACCGTCTACGTCGCGGCCGTCGGGCAGCCGGCTCCGCGCTACTGCGGGCACTCGATGATCGTGGGTCCGTTCGGCGAGGTGGTGGCCGAGGCCGGCCCCGACGCCGACATCGTCCGGGGTGTGCTGGATGTCTCCGTGATCGCGGAGGCCCGGCGTACCAACCCCTCGCTCGCCAACCGCCGACGGTAG
- a CDS encoding IS1380 family transposase, which yields MEGTLQVKRSSWSRGLSVTGGGVGVVAHAGSVGLRLVGDRTGLTGQLSKALARRSFTPAHDRGRVLVDVAVMIADGGEAIADIEVLRHQEPVLGAVASQATVWRALDEISPGQVKKIAVARARTRRHVWALMNASPEGFPASKVAGTDLGEVVVLDVDATVVITHSEKELASATFKRTFGYHPIGVWCDNTGEFLAATLRTGKAGSNTATDHIEVLTAAIAQVPAAQRKNLLIRSDGAGASHKLLAWLTEQGRVRGRRLEYSVGYAVTEKIREAIKVVPKHVWTPASDADGGVREGGDVAELTDLLDLTAWPPGMRLIVRRERPHPGAQLSLFEEADGWRYQVIATNTTTGQLAFLEARHRAHARVEDRIRIAKDTGLGRFPSREFAINQAWLTATMIAADLTAWTRLLAFTGEAAVLAGCEPKALRYRLLHAPARLVHTGRRRQLRIPDTWPWAAAIVATFANIAAIPPPA from the coding sequence CTGGAAGGCACTCTGCAGGTGAAGCGTAGTTCGTGGTCGAGGGGTCTGTCAGTAACTGGGGGCGGTGTCGGCGTGGTGGCCCACGCGGGAAGCGTCGGGCTGCGTCTCGTAGGTGATCGGACCGGGCTGACTGGACAGCTCTCGAAGGCCCTGGCACGACGTTCGTTCACCCCTGCCCATGACCGCGGCCGGGTCCTGGTCGATGTCGCGGTGATGATCGCCGACGGCGGTGAAGCGATCGCTGACATCGAGGTCCTGCGCCACCAGGAACCCGTGCTCGGTGCGGTGGCCTCGCAGGCCACGGTCTGGCGGGCTTTGGATGAGATCAGCCCCGGGCAGGTCAAGAAAATCGCCGTGGCCAGAGCCAGGACACGGCGCCACGTCTGGGCCCTCATGAACGCCTCACCCGAAGGGTTCCCTGCCTCGAAGGTCGCCGGCACCGACCTCGGCGAGGTGGTCGTGCTCGATGTCGATGCCACGGTCGTGATCACCCACTCCGAGAAAGAGTTGGCATCGGCGACGTTCAAGCGGACGTTCGGGTACCACCCGATCGGGGTGTGGTGCGACAACACAGGCGAGTTCCTCGCCGCCACGTTGCGGACCGGGAAGGCGGGGTCGAACACCGCGACCGATCACATCGAAGTCCTCACCGCGGCAATCGCCCAGGTCCCCGCCGCACAACGCAAGAACCTGCTGATCCGCAGCGATGGCGCGGGTGCCTCCCACAAGCTCCTGGCCTGGCTCACCGAACAAGGCCGCGTGCGGGGACGTCGCTTGGAGTACAGCGTCGGCTACGCAGTCACCGAGAAGATCCGCGAAGCCATCAAGGTCGTCCCCAAGCACGTGTGGACACCCGCGTCCGATGCTGATGGTGGGGTCCGCGAAGGTGGTGACGTCGCCGAGCTCACCGACCTCCTTGACCTGACGGCATGGCCGCCCGGGATGCGGCTCATCGTGCGCCGCGAACGACCCCACCCCGGTGCGCAGCTGTCGCTGTTCGAAGAAGCCGACGGGTGGCGCTACCAAGTGATCGCGACCAACACCACCACCGGACAGCTGGCGTTCCTCGAAGCCCGTCACCGTGCTCACGCCCGCGTCGAGGACCGGATCCGGATCGCCAAGGACACCGGCCTGGGCAGATTCCCCTCACGTGAGTTCGCGATCAACCAGGCCTGGCTGACAGCGACCATGATCGCTGCCGACCTCACCGCCTGGACCAGACTTCTGGCCTTCACCGGCGAGGCTGCTGTGCTCGCCGGCTGTGAGCCGAAAGCGTTGCGCTACCGACTCCTGCACGCACCAGCACGCCTGGTCCACACCGGGCGCCGGCGACAACTCCGGATCCCCGACACCTGGCCCTGGGCGGCAGCGATCGTCGCGACATTCGCCAACATCGCAGCGATCCCACCACCAGCCTGA